The window TCCATTAAATCTGTATTTTTTCCGCTGTCTCTGTCAATTTCACCCTTGAATCCTTGTATAAAAGAAGCAAGAAGCCGAGCTCGAAATGCAGCGGGAGCCCCAGTACTTGCGAGCATGGTTGAAAAAAACAAATAATTCTTCTCGAAATATTCAAAGTAAGGTACAAGAGCCTCGTTCCAATCCAGCTTACAAGCCCACTCATCCATCTCCTCTAATTCATCGAAGTGTGTTTGAATGAGTTTATCCAATAAATCAAATTTATCCTGATAATGAAGATAAATGGTTCCTCGATTTAGGTTAGCCCGATCTGAAATATCCTGAATGGTTATATCATCGAAATTTTTTTCAGTCATCAGTTCAATAACAGCTTTTTTCAAAGATTCCTGCGTTTTAAGGATGCGCCGATCTGTTTTAGCCATTGTATATTCACCAAACTTTCTAAGATACTTAACACATTTCGCAGTTCTGTTGATATATCAACAGATTGCGTTACTTTAACCATTGAATTTACGTGCTTGATTATATAATAATAGACACTAGTTGGTTAATCAAATTTATTTTTCTAATCAAATTCGATTGATTAATCATTTCAATTTGATTTATTGAAAGGAGACAACACACATGTGCAAAACTCGCGTTCTAAGTATTTCAGAGGCCAAAGCGCCCTTTGAAAAGACTACGATTGAAAGACGACAATTACGACCGGATGACCTGTCGATCGATATTAAGTTTAGTGGCATTTGTCATTCCGATATTCATAGTGCACACGGGGACTGGGCAGGCGGGATTTTCCCAATGGTGCCTGGTCATGAAATTACTGGGGTTGTAACGGCAGTTGGGGAGAAGGTCACGAAATTTGCTGTAGGTGACCGCGTTGGTGTTGGCTGCTATGTGGACTCTTGCGGAGAGTGCGAATACTGCCTCCGAGGAGAGGAGCAGCATTGTTTAAAAGGCTTTGTAGCTACTTATAACTCCTTGGACTATGATGGCAATCCAACCTATGGCGGTTACAGCCAAAACATCGTTGTTACTGAAAGGTTCGTTGTGCATATCCCGGATGGTATGGAGTTAGATGTAGCCAGTCCGCTTTTGTGTGCCGGTATTACCACTTACTCCCCTTTGAAACGTTGGAATGCCAGCCCAGGAAAAAAGGTTGCTATTCTGGGGATGGGTGGGTTGGGCCACGTTGCGATACAGTTCGCCCATGCGATGGGAGCAGAAGTTACAGTGTTAAGCCGTGCGAAAGATAAGAAAAACGAAGCGTTAAGTTTTGGTGCAGATTATTATTTTTCAACGCTCGATCCGGAAACTTTCAACTTGCTAGCCGGCCGATTCGACCTGATTCTCAACACCGTATCCGCCAACATTGACGTCGATTCGTACTTATCGCTACTTCGTGTAGACGGAGCGCTTGTTAATGTCGGAGCGCCCGCGGAACCGAGTCAATAC is drawn from Paenibacillus sp. V4I7 and contains these coding sequences:
- a CDS encoding TetR/AcrR family transcriptional regulator → MAKTDRRILKTQESLKKAVIELMTEKNFDDITIQDISDRANLNRGTIYLHYQDKFDLLDKLIQTHFDELEEMDEWACKLDWNEALVPYFEYFEKNYLFFSTMLASTGAPAAFRARLLASFIQGFKGEIDRDSGKNTDLMDDVMLQYAGTAYAGVIEWWIRNGMPYPPHFMAKQVGTLLGRSL
- a CDS encoding NAD(P)-dependent alcohol dehydrogenase, encoding MCKTRVLSISEAKAPFEKTTIERRQLRPDDLSIDIKFSGICHSDIHSAHGDWAGGIFPMVPGHEITGVVTAVGEKVTKFAVGDRVGVGCYVDSCGECEYCLRGEEQHCLKGFVATYNSLDYDGNPTYGGYSQNIVVTERFVVHIPDGMELDVASPLLCAGITTYSPLKRWNASPGKKVAILGMGGLGHVAIQFAHAMGAEVTVLSRAKDKKNEALSFGADYYFSTLDPETFNLLAGRFDLILNTVSANIDVDSYLSLLRVDGALVNVGAPAEPSQYNVFSLIMSRRSIAGSLVGGLAETQEMLNFAAAHGILPQIEIIRAEQVDEAYERILRSDVRYRFVIDISTL